In the Rutidosis leptorrhynchoides isolate AG116_Rl617_1_P2 unplaced genomic scaffold, CSIRO_AGI_Rlap_v1 contig247, whole genome shotgun sequence genome, one interval contains:
- the LOC139882232 gene encoding mitochondrial import inner membrane translocase subunit TIM8-like, whose amino-acid sequence MDPSSLNSPYMQRFLSQEKEKAVINEMVAKLTSTCWDKCITSTPGSKFSSSEVSCLTNCAQRYMDMSLLIMRRFQSMQ is encoded by the exons ATGGATCCCTCTTCGCTTAATTCTCCCTACATGCAACGATTCCTTTCT CAAGAAAAGGAGAAGGCCGTGATTAACGAAATGGTAGCAAAGCTTACGAGTACATGTTGGGACAAGTGCATAACGAGTACACCAGGGAGCAAGTTTAGTTCAAGTGAAGTATCATGCCTTACTAACTGTGCTCAGCGTTATATGGATATGAGTCTCCTCATCATGAGGCGATTTCAATCTATGCAGTGA